In a single window of the Schistocerca americana isolate TAMUIC-IGC-003095 chromosome X, iqSchAmer2.1, whole genome shotgun sequence genome:
- the LOC124556008 gene encoding piggyBac transposable element-derived protein 4-like, whose amino-acid sequence MKRKGSLKTNSVWHKWSAVKLQEIYWSLSIILHMCVAKLPKISDYWSTDPFPQTGFASKFLSRDRFCTRLSMLHLNDNATFTSRGEEKHDPLHKVRPLFDFFVNKSKISFRPGMNLTIDEASVPFVVEKSSEHT is encoded by the coding sequence ATGAAACGCAAAGGTAGCCTGAAAACAAACTCTGTTTGGCATAAGTGGTCTGCAGTAAAATTGCAAGAGATTTACTGGTCcctcagtattattttgcatatgtgcgtcgccaaattgccgaaaatcagtgattattggtcaacagaccCGTTTCCGCAGACAGGATTTGCGAGTAAATTCTTGAGTCGCGATCGATTTTGCACTAGATTGTCcatgttacacttgaatgacaatgctacgttcactagcagaggcgaagaaaagcacgacccacttcacaaagtgaggcctttgtttgatttctttgtgaataaaagcaaaattagttTTCGTCCAGGCATGAATCTGACAATAGATGAGGCAAGTGTCCCTTTCGTGGTAGAAAAATCTTCAGAGcatacatga